From the genome of Helicobacter pylori, one region includes:
- a CDS encoding bifunctional 2-C-methyl-D-erythritol 4-phosphate cytidylyltransferase/2-C-methyl-D-erythritol 2,4-cyclodiphosphate synthase, producing MSLIRVNGEAFKLSLESLEEDPFETKETLETLVKQTSVVLLAAGESRRFSPTIKKQWLRSNHTPLWLSVYESFKEALDFKEIILVVSELDYLYIKRHYPEIKLVKGGASRQESVRNALKIIDSAYTLTSDVARGLANIEALKSLFLTLQQTSHYCIAPYLPCYDTAIYYNEALDREAIKLIQTPQLSHTKTLQSALNQGDFKDESSAILQAFPNRVSYIEGSKDLHKLTTSDDLKHFALFFNPAKDTFIGMGFDTHAFIKDKPMVLGGVVLDCEFGLKAHSDGDALLHAVIDAILGAIKGGDIGEWFPDNDPKYKNASSKELLKIVLDFSQSIGFELLEMGATIFSEIPKITPYKPAILENLSQLLGLEKSQISLKATTMERMGFIGKQEGLLVQAHVSMRYKQKL from the coding sequence ATGTCTTTGATTAGAGTGAATGGGGAAGCTTTTAAACTCTCTTTAGAAAGTTTAGAAGAAGACCCTTTTGAAACTAAAGAAACGCTAGAAACGCTTGTTAAACAAACGAGCGTTGTTTTATTGGCTGCTGGGGAATCTAGGCGTTTTTCTCCAACAATCAAAAAACAATGGTTACGCTCTAATCATACCCCCTTATGGCTCAGCGTTTATGAAAGCTTTAAAGAAGCCCTAGACTTTAAAGAAATCATTCTAGTTGTAAGCGAATTGGATTATCTTTATATCAAACGCCATTACCCTGAAATCAAGCTTGTAAAAGGTGGGGCATCAAGGCAAGAATCCGTGCGTAACGCTCTAAAAATAATTGATAGCGCCTACACGCTCACCAGCGATGTGGCTAGGGGTTTGGCCAATATTGAAGCGCTCAAAAGTTTGTTTTTAACCCTCCAACAAACCAGTCATTATTGCATCGCTCCTTACTTGCCTTGCTATGACACGGCGATCTATTATAACGAGGCTTTAGACAGAGAAGCGATCAAACTCATTCAAACCCCGCAATTAAGCCACACCAAAACGCTCCAATCAGCCCTAAATCAAGGGGATTTTAAAGATGAAAGCAGCGCGATTTTACAAGCTTTCCCTAATCGTGTGAGCTATATTGAAGGCAGTAAGGATTTGCACAAGCTCACCACGAGCGATGATTTGAAGCATTTCGCGCTCTTTTTTAACCCAGCAAAAGACACTTTTATAGGCATGGGCTTTGATACGCATGCATTCATTAAAGATAAGCCTATGGTTTTAGGGGGGGTTGTTTTGGATTGCGAGTTTGGGTTAAAGGCTCATAGCGATGGCGATGCTTTGTTGCATGCAGTGATTGATGCGATTTTAGGGGCGATTAAAGGGGGAGATATTGGCGAATGGTTTCCTGATAATGACCCCAAATACAAAAACGCCTCTTCTAAAGAGCTTTTAAAAATCGTGTTGGATTTTTCTCAAAGCATTGGGTTTGAATTGCTTGAAATGGGAGCGACCATCTTTAGCGAAATCCCTAAAATCACTCCTTACAAACCGGCGATTTTAGAGAATTTGAGCCAACTTTTGGGTTTAGAAAAATCTCAAATCAGCTTGAAAGCCACCACAATGGAAAGAATGGGGTTCATTGGCAAACAAGAAGGGCTGTTAGTCCAAGCGCATGTGAGCATGCGTTATAAACAAAAACTTTAA
- a CDS encoding OriC activity response regulator: protein MKILIIEDDLALARSISHNLHDLGHFCEIISSISEENKEPYDVILVSSKVCTQGRCEHFVRYNSKQIIIMMASHVNEDGVNKPIQAGARDYILKPFKMDELLRKIQYHKAYQEMTARLGFYENYLDFIHAELPLPKDFSYRPPFIIHTPSQDLANAYLLQYAKERQMDFSFFSLKDTTWKELYKNKDKLERPFYIMHLEELKKDEQLKLLELARSCPIVLSYTHKEPLEFPKIVSIECGNKPLSLFNNHTTFLSIQEYEREAIRHFSSTCTDTELANKLGISRKSLWEKRRKYNLPRK, encoded by the coding sequence ATGAAAATCTTAATCATTGAAGACGATTTAGCGCTAGCTAGGAGCATTTCGCATAATTTGCATGATTTAGGGCATTTTTGCGAGATCATCTCTAGCATTTCAGAAGAAAATAAAGAGCCTTATGATGTGATTTTAGTTTCTTCTAAAGTTTGCACTCAAGGGCGTTGCGAACATTTTGTGCGTTATAATTCCAAGCAAATCATTATCATGATGGCTTCGCATGTCAATGAAGATGGCGTGAATAAACCCATTCAAGCGGGAGCGAGAGATTATATTCTAAAACCTTTTAAAATGGATGAATTGTTGCGTAAGATCCAATACCACAAAGCCTACCAAGAAATGACCGCTCGCTTGGGATTTTATGAAAATTACTTAGACTTTATCCATGCGGAATTGCCCTTGCCTAAAGATTTTTCTTACCGACCGCCCTTTATCATCCACACGCCCTCTCAAGATCTTGCGAACGCTTATTTATTGCAATACGCTAAAGAAAGGCAAATGGATTTTTCTTTTTTCTCTTTAAAGGATACCACTTGGAAAGAACTATACAAGAATAAAGACAAACTAGAACGCCCTTTTTACATCATGCATTTAGAAGAGCTTAAAAAAGATGAGCAATTGAAATTACTAGAATTGGCCCGTTCATGCCCTATTGTTTTGTCCTATACCCATAAAGAACCCCTAGAATTTCCTAAAATTGTGAGCATTGAATGCGGCAATAAACCCCTATCTTTGTTTAACAACCACACGACTTTCCTTTCCATTCAAGAATATGAAAGAGAAGCGATTAGGCATTTTTCTTCTACTTGCACCGATACAGAATTGGCTAACAAGCTTGGCATTAGCCGCAAAAGTCTTTGGGAAAAACGCCGGAAGTATAACTTACCGCGCAAATAA